One Salminus brasiliensis chromosome 5, fSalBra1.hap2, whole genome shotgun sequence DNA segment encodes these proteins:
- the vopp1b gene encoding WW domain binding protein VOPP1 isoform X2, with protein sequence MENSSSFEICRSYEDCCGTRCCVRALSIQRLWYFWLLLMMGVLFCCGAGFFIRRRMYPSPLSEEPAFNVSFTRQPVSTPVSQQPGIQGYGDPGGAMTMPLAPAYPGQPSTAHMMSSYPPPPSYCNHPPPSYDQVFNTTEKK encoded by the exons ATGGAAAATTCTTCTTCATTTGAAAT ATGCCGTTCATACGAGGACTGCTGTGGGACTCGCTGCTGTGTCCGAGCCCTCTCCATTCAGAGGCTCTGGTATTTCTG gctgctgctgatgatgggtGTGCTCTTTTGCTGCGGAGCCGGCTTTTTCATTCGCCGACGCATGTATCCGTCTCCTCTCAGTGAAGAGCCTGCCTTTAATGTGTCTTTCACCAGACAGCCTGTGAGCACACCAG TCTCTCAGCAGCCTGGTATTCAAGGCTATGGGGACCCTGGCGGTGCCATGACGATGCCCTTAGCCCCTGCTTACCCTGGCCAGCCCAGTACAGCCCACATGATGAGCTCCTACCCACCACCACCGTCCTACTGCAACCATCCTCCACCCTCCTACGACCAGGTCTTCAATACCACAGAGAAAAAGTAG